A window of Shumkonia mesophila genomic DNA:
GATGAACGGGAATCTTGACGCGCTGTCCGGCTTCGATGCTGTCCATCAGGTGGCTCGTCCCCCTTTTGATCGCTCCGCCTCGACGGGCGGTTCGATTGCCAGGATAGCCGCTTCGGGGGACGGCGGAAACGCGAAATCTTGGGTTTGGCCTACAGCAGTTGCAGTTGATCGCCCGGCCGCGGCGGAACCCGGAACCTGCCGGCGTCGAGTGCCATGCTCCGGTCGTGGCCGGAGATGAGGCCGTGCTTGCGGCAGGCCAGGCGGAACCGCTGCTCGATCAAGTCGGCGAAGACGCCGTGGCCGCGCATGCGGGCGCCGAATTCGGCGACGTAGAGCTGGCCGTCGCGGCTTTCGCGCAACCGGTTGAGCACGTGGTGGGCGCGGCCCGGGAAATGGCTCTCCAGCCAGTCGGTGAACAGCTCCTTCAACTCCAGCGGCAGGCGCAGCAGGATGTAGCCGGCGGCCCGGGCGCCGGCCGCCGCCGCCGCCTCCAGGATGCGCTCGATTTCCGATTCGGTGAGAAAGGGGATGACCGGCGAAACCAGCGCCGACACCGGCACGCCGGCGGCGCTGAGCGCGGCGATGGTTTCGATCCGCCGGTAAGGTGCCGCGGCGCGCGGTTCCATCCGCCGGGCCAGGTCCTTGTCCAGCGTCGTCAGCGAGATGCCGACGCTGACCAGCCGATCCGCCGCCATCGGGGCCAGGATGTCGAGGTCGCGGGCGACGAGCGCCGACTTGGTGGTGATCATCACCGGATGGCGGAAGCGGGCCAGCACCTCCAGGATTCCCCGCGTGATCTTGCGGTCCCGCTCGATCGGCTGGTAAGGATCGGTGTTGGCGCCCAGCATGATCGGCTGGGCGACATAGCCCGGTTTGGACAGTTCCTTTTCCAGAAGAAGCGCGGCGTCGGGCTTGGCGAACAGGCGGGTTTCGAAGTCGAGCCCGGGGGAAAGGCCCATGTAGGCGTGGGTCGGCCGCGCGAAGCAGTAGATGCAGCCATGCTCGCAGCCGCGGTAGGGGTTGATCGACTGATTGAAGAAGATGTCCGGCGAGGCGTTGCGCGAAATGATGGCGCGGGGCTTTTCGTCGGTGACGGTGGTGCGCAGCGGTGGCAGATCGTCCTCCGCCGGCCCCCAGCCGTCATCGACGGCGTGGCGGATTTCGCGCTCGAAGCGTCCGGTCGGATTGCCGACCGCGCCCCGTCCCTTGCGGGGCCTATCGGGCAGGCACTCTTCCATGCCTCGAAATATCGGGGCTCGTCAGGAACAATTCAAGAACATTCGCGCTACCAATAGGTCATGGGAATGGCGATGGCGGTGCCGCCGGCCTCGACACCGAAGGCGGCGTCATCGAAATCGGGCGGGCCGAACAGCGCCTGCGCCCCGCTGCTGAAGGCATAGCCTTCGCGCGGAATGCCGAGAAAACCCTGGTCGAACTCGTCGTTGTCGTTTTCGTCGTGATAGACGGCGACGGCATAGGTGCCGGGCGCGATGCCGGCGAAGCGGGCCACCGCGCTCGCGGCCGGCACCACCCGGTCCTCCAGGATGTAATCGCCGTCCGGAAAACCGTCGCGGGAATCGTAAAGCGCGACGTGAACCGTCCCCTGGTCCGAGCGCAGCCCCGTGACCGTCACCGTCAGGTCGGCCGCCGCCGCGTCCCCGGCGAAAAGGATCGCCGCCGCCAAGGCGGCCGATACGACGAAGGTCTTGCCCGACATGTCCCGGATGACTCCCACCATCGATGCCGATGATGGCCGAACGGGCCGCCTTGGAAAACCCCGAAACGCCCGCCCGCCGGCGCGCGACGGAATTGGACCGGCGGCCGCGGTGTGGTACGGCTAGCGGATGCTGAGCGTCGTCATCCCCACGTTGCAGGCCGGCGGCACCCTTGGCGCGACGCTGGACGCCGTGACCGCCGCCACCGGGGTCGGCGAGGTGCTGGTGGTCGACGCCGGCTCGACCGACGCCACCCGCGCCATCGCCACCCGGGCCGGCGCCCGGGTGATCGCGGCGCCGCGCGGGCGGGGCATGCAACTGGCGGCGGGGGCGGCGGCGGCAACCGGCGACTGGCTTTTGTTCCTGCACGCCGACACGGTGCCGGCGCCGGGCTGGGATCGGGCGCTCGCCGGCTTCATCGACGATCCGGCCAGCCGCGAGCGGGCGGCGGTCTTTTGCTTCGCGCTGGACGACCCGTCCCCGGCGGCGCGCCGGCTGGAGCGGTGGGTCGACTGGCGGACGCGGGGGTTGGGCCTGCCCTACGGCGATCAGGGCCTTCTCATCGCCCGCGACTTCTATGCCGCCGTCGGCGGTTTTTCGCCGATGCCGCTGATGGAGGACGTCGATCTGGCGCGGCGCATCGGCCGCTCCCGGCTGGCGGTGCTCGACGCCGCCGCCGTCACCTCGGCGGTCCGCTATCGCAACGAGGGCTACATGCGCCGCGGCCTGCGCAACCTCGTCTGCCTCTCGCTCTTCTTCCTGGGCGT
This region includes:
- a CDS encoding PA0069 family radical SAM protein → MEECLPDRPRKGRGAVGNPTGRFEREIRHAVDDGWGPAEDDLPPLRTTVTDEKPRAIISRNASPDIFFNQSINPYRGCEHGCIYCFARPTHAYMGLSPGLDFETRLFAKPDAALLLEKELSKPGYVAQPIMLGANTDPYQPIERDRKITRGILEVLARFRHPVMITTKSALVARDLDILAPMAADRLVSVGISLTTLDKDLARRMEPRAAAPYRRIETIAALSAAGVPVSALVSPVIPFLTESEIERILEAAAAAGARAAGYILLRLPLELKELFTDWLESHFPGRAHHVLNRLRESRDGQLYVAEFGARMRGHGVFADLIEQRFRLACRKHGLISGHDRSMALDAGRFRVPPRPGDQLQLL
- a CDS encoding TIGR04283 family arsenosugar biosynthesis glycosyltransferase, with protein sequence MLSVVIPTLQAGGTLGATLDAVTAATGVGEVLVVDAGSTDATRAIATRAGARVIAAPRGRGMQLAAGAAAATGDWLLFLHADTVPAPGWDRALAGFIDDPASRERAAVFCFALDDPSPAARRLERWVDWRTRGLGLPYGDQGLLIARDFYAAVGGFSPMPLMEDVDLARRIGRSRLAVLDAAAVTSAVRYRNEGYMRRGLRNLVCLSLFFLGVDPKRIERLYR
- a CDS encoding DUF2141 domain-containing protein, coding for MSGKTFVVSAALAAAILFAGDAAAADLTVTVTGLRSDQGTVHVALYDSRDGFPDGDYILEDRVVPAASAVARFAGIAPGTYAVAVYHDENDNDEFDQGFLGIPREGYAFSSGAQALFGPPDFDDAAFGVEAGGTAIAIPMTYW